In Papaver somniferum cultivar HN1 chromosome 1, ASM357369v1, whole genome shotgun sequence, a genomic segment contains:
- the LOC113305382 gene encoding uncharacterized protein LOC113305382, with protein MATLQQLEMESGGADSVTSTPRSNQTPRFSDDLQPRIRFMCSFGGQILPRPHDNQLRYVGGDTRIVAVQRGTNFSGLLNKVSKLSGDSNITIKYQLPNEDLDALISVSTDEDVENMMDEYDRLVQGSIPNSNPKLSRLRLFLFSSGNSRCSSIGSLLDGSTKRESWYVDALNGGSASLERGRSEVSSIVSEVPDYLFGLDTSDESKPKNRQILGDNISNSDPGSPAPVNSSPYCSTSSIPNLRPVKTKPTNPISPVDPKETQVESFIDTVAEPVMQQQRQQPQQQTSNPGWHYMPTSESHHYPGPAIQQVPMYYVPGSGPVQPVHIQNPYVTRIQAPLGQMPVYRHQVPGMAQVYGGGGMRPVETYDFPTGVISSEGQQMYYGGRNSPMYPAYGATMVNTGVETQGSGMEQKPETR; from the coding sequence atggctACTCTGCAACAATTAGAAATGGAATCCGGAGGAGCTGACTCCGTAACATCAACACCACGAAGTAACCAGACACCAAGATTTAGTGATGATTTACAGCCGCGTATCAGATTCATGTGCAGTTTCGGTGGTCAGATTCTTCCAAGACCTCATGACAATCAACTTCGATATGTTGGAGGTGATACACGGATTGTGGCTGTTCAACGTGGTACAAATTTCTCTGGCCTACTTAACAAAGTCTCAAAACTATCAGGTGATAGCAACATCACAATCAAATATCAGCTACCAAATGAAGATCTTGATGCTTTAATCTCTGTAAGTActgatgaagatgttgagaatATGATGGATGAATATGATCGGTTAGTACAAGGCAGTATCCCTAATTCGAATCCTAAATTATCTCGTCTCCGCCTATTTCTATTTTCTTCTGGCAACTCTCGGTGCAGTAGTATTGGATCACTGCTTGATGGATCAACGAAGAGGGAAAGTTGGTATGTTGATGCTCTTAATGGTGGATCAGCTTCACTGGAACGAGGCAGGTCTGAAGTATCATCAATCGTATCTGAAGTTCCTGATTATCTGTTTGGACTCGATACCTCGGATGAATCAAAACCCAAGAATCGGCAGATTTTGGGGGATAACATATCTAATTCGGATCCTGGATCACCCGCTCCAGTAAATTCATCTCCGTACTGTTCGACTTCATCCATTCCGAATCTTCGACCTGTCAAGACTAAGCCAACTAATCCAATTTCACCTGTAGATCCAAAGGAGACCCAGGTTGAAAGTTTCATTGATACAGTAGCGGAGCCAGTGATGCAGCAGCAAAGGCAGCAGCCACAGCAACAAACTAGTAACCCTGGTTGGCATTACATGCCAACTTCAGAATCTCATCATTATCCAGGTCCTGCCATCCAACAAGTACCAATGTATTACGTGCCGGGTTCTGGTCCAGTCCAACCTGTTCATATTCAAAATCCGTATGTCACGCGAATTCAAGCACCATTGGGTCAGATGCCAGTTTACAGGCATCAAGTTCCTGGTATGGCTCAGGTATATGGAGGAGGAGGAATGAGACCAGTAGAAACTTATGATTTTCCAACTGGTGTGATTTCGTCAGAAGGACAACAAATGTACTATGGAGGAAGGAATTCCCCTATGTATCCGGCTTACGGTGCCACTATGGTGAATACTGGAGTGGAAACGCAAGGAAGTGGAATGGAGCAGAAACCCGAAACTCGGTAA
- the LOC113305390 gene encoding protein DOWNY MILDEW RESISTANCE 6-like, translated as MEEMLKSVEGFFSLTWEEKMKYASDDVMNPVRYGTSLNTSKPHILHWRDYLRHFGHPIESSFHLWPNNPSNYREVAKKYLEDVWKLAMKISSAIAEGLGLEKDYIEKSLGEGCQIVASNYYPPCPEPHLTLGLSAHSDHGGLTILMQNDVNGLQVRYNDTWIPVHHVPGTLVVNIGDYLEILSNGRYKSVEHRAVVNEEKTRISIAVGHGPDLNSIIAPARALVDEKDERPLYKPIVYRDYMRCQQSCAVRGKEPLGIVKTNASSTSSSSLEISYPSESASSKISSPQ; from the exons ATGGAGGAAATGCTGAAATCGGTTGAAGGGTTCTTCTCTCTTACATgggaagagaaaatgaaatatgCTTCAGATGATGTTATGAATCCAGTACGGTACGGGACAAGCTTAAACACATCGAAACCCCACATTCTCCATTGGAGAGACTACTTACGCCACTTCGGCCATCCAATTGAAAGCAGCTTTCACCTCTGGCCTAATAATCCTTCTAACTACAG GGAAGTAGCAAAAAAGTACTTGGAAGATGTCTGGAAATTGGCAATGAAGATAAGTAGTGCTATTGCAGAAGGATTAGGTCTCGAAAAGGATTACATAGAGAAATCACTCGGtgaaggttgtcaaattgttgcCTCAAATTACTACCCTCCATGTCCAGAGCCACATCTTACTTTAGGTCTCTCTGCACATTCAGACCAcggaggtcttaccattttgatGCAGAATGATGTCAATGGATTGCAAGTTCGGTACAATGACACTTGGATCCCAGTCCATCACGTTCCTGGCACACTCGTTGTCAACATTGGCGATTATTTAGAG ATATTGAGCAATGGGAGGTACAAGAGTGTGGAACATAGAGCTGTGGTCAATGAAGAAAAGACTAGGATTTCGATAGCTGTGGGTCATGGGCCTGATCTGAACTCCATAATAGCGCCTGCACGCGCCCTTGTCGACGAGAAGGATGAACGTCCTCTCTACAAGCCCATTGTTTACAGAGACTATATGAGATGTCAACAGAGCTGTGCAGTGAGAGGAAAAGAACCACTAGGAATTGTAAAGACCAATGCATCCTCaacctcatcatcatcattagaGATTTCATACCCCTCAGAGTCGGCTTCATCGAAGATTTCATCACCACAGTAG